The DNA segment ACATATAAATTTACCTTTCATTCAATTAAGATGCATCAAATTTACATCTTTTTAAACAAGTTAACCAAataggaaaaaagaagaagaaggactTTCTTCGGTCCTGAAAAAGCCAGGTCCAGCTTCTAAACTTCTAAGCAAAAATATTACTGTACATATAAGCTCATAACTTGTGGCCAGAACATCAATACTTCAATAACATAGTGAAAGTGTTCTCATTAGAGGTTGGTATTTTAAACTCTTACTACTCTAAATGATAATAGCTTCATCCTCCTTTGTTTCATGTCATAACTTAAGAACTTCATAAAGAGGCCTTGTATTCCTCAACCCTAGGTTAACATACAAATCCTTAAAAGAAATTATCCTCCAAATATACACAATCTATACACAAAATATACACAATACATCTCCGACAATGGCTATCACTAAGATCAAATACTACCCTGATAGCCAATCCAATAGAACTCACACCATAACTTCTTGGCAAACAAGATTGCAATCAAATCAACCAATCAATCAAACTagattacatatatatatatatatatatagcgcaacaaaaaaacatcaaatttggGAGTTTTGTAAGcaaccacaaaacaaaagaacatgctgacaATTCATCAAACAAGTTATGGTAAATGtaacaaatcattacaaaaaccaAGTTATAAACCAAGAAACTTGATATAATCCAAAGAGTCATCACCAATACATCAGTCAAATCCATTCATTATAAGAGATATACAAACAAAAGAGTGGCAGAGAGACCAACCAAACTACTACTTATCTTTGGATGATAGCCCATACTTCTCTTGCATCTTCATGATCtcttcctccttcttcttcgtgTCCTGCTTCTTTGACATCTTGGCTTGCTGGTAATAAAGGACGATGAGGTAGCGATTGGCGACGTTGAAGCCCGAGAGATGGTCGACTGCGGTCTTGGCGTCGTAGATGTCCTCGTAGACAACGAAGGCTGTGCCGCGAGTGTCCTTGTTTGTGCCCAGCCGGATGTGGCGGATTGCTCCATACTTTCCGAAGATATCGTACATCTCCTCGCTCGAGATGTTGAACGGGAGGTTGCGCACGTAAAGCACACGGTTCACCTCCGGCGGAAGCCGAGTGTTCCCCTTCCTCAAGCTTATCATCGCCATTGATTGATCCCTTGTTACTGACTAGGGTTACGCCTTGCTCGGGAGAAGTGAAGTAGAGGTTCATAACGGAGGGTAGGGTAAGATAAAATAAGGTAAAGGGAGTTTTTAAGTTATACGTTGTTTGGGACTAAGGTATGGTAAATAAAGGTTACCAAATCTTGtaatgtttggtttgaaggtaaTAAAGAGTAAGGTATTATgctaatattactaaaatacccttataacaaaaagatatgttgatgataatatatatgagTGTTTTGGGTTTGTTGCTGGAGATAAtggaatttgtttttcatttaaagaTTTTggatttatcttaattttttttaaagcatattgtgaaacttttttaaaaaaagaaaggaaaaattatGTTAACAATTAATGTGAaggcaaattattaataattaaatgaatattagtataaaaattaactaaaatcgtgaatttatattaattacgtttcatttttttaatttttctaaattttgtaaataattgaaTAACTAATAAAGAACCCCGATGCCagggttaaaaaaaatgataaagaccAACTCAACCGATGTCTGGgttccaaaaaaaagaaaactgatAAAAACCCCCCGGAACCTCGATGCCGGggttcccaaaaaaaaaaagaaaaaaaagacttgATAAAGAGAGCCACTTGAACTCTCACACAGCcactatattatattactaacaATTCATCAAGCTAAGTAATATTACATAATCACCACCATtccattctgaaaaaaaaatataagaaacttAATCATATAAGTAGTCTTACCACAGCTTCATGACAAGGTTATATGATAGCTTACAAGTTGAAATTGTTCTAACATCATAAACAAGTTCAAATTGTCCAAACATCATAAACAAGTTCAAATTGTCCAAACATCAAAAAACAAGTTCAAACTGTTCACAAAAACTACTAAAGTCTTATAACATTCATTGTTGCGGGTCATCATCATAATCCAACCAACTCAACAATAAAGCCTTGCGTTCCTCTATTGGACATCTAATTAAACCTTCCAATAACTTAGAATCTTTGATGAGAAACCTGTAAGCTTTTCCAAGAATAGGGTGTGAGATCCCTAAATCTTTGAGCATACCCCAAACATCATAATCTTTGGTAGGATCGGTGGTAGATGCTTGAATTAACATGTtggttgattgaagaagagCATCAGCTACTATCTCAATCGTTGTAGCCACTTTGTCACCattgtcatcatcattattCATTCCTTTATACTTCTTGTGCCTAGATGAACTTGGAGCTTGAGTTTGTGATTGTTGATTTGTAGCCATTGGTGATGCTTCATCTTGCCCTTCGTTGTCATGCTCATGAGTATTTGGACTTTCACCCAAATTCTCTAAGTTCACTGTGTTATGTGAAACTAACAAATCAATTTCGTCTATTGTGTTTCCCGAAGAATTTATTTCATTTCGCCTCCGTCTCCTCATTTCTGATGTAGTCTCCGCTTGTACCCCAGTTGCCCGATCCTGTCCATAAAGTTGAACAAGTTTCTCATAATTTCTTACCCTTTTATTCATCCATTCAGCAGCTTCTGGTTTGGCCTAAATGTAAAATAATGGTGTTATCAAAATGTAGTTAGCATTACTTCTTTATTAAACAAAGTACAAAAATTTACCTCAATTAAATGTTGCCATACTTGACTCAAACGCATGCCACATTTCGCTAGTTGGATTCCATGCAAACCCGCTCATTCCATTCTTGAAAATGTCATAGAACCTTATAAAAAGCtcgttttatatttttttcatccgGTTTTTGAGCTCTTTTCTTTGTCTATTGGCttatccaaaaaaatttacttcTCACTTCATTTACTATGTTCTCCAATGCATGTGTGGTGAATGTTCCACCAACTCTATTTCCCATTGTTTGTTGATGCAGCATCGCATCAATCAAAGCATCATCCATAGCAAACGTCCATATACACGTATTACTTCCATCATGAACATTTGAACTTGATTTTCCTCTTTGACATATTTTTAAACTACATTGATAAGAacacaaaattattaataacaatgGAATATTTAAAATCCATAGATATTTGTAGTTAAAAAAGTTTGTAAGAAGGcacacaatgaaataaaataagtgcATTACATTACATCAGCAACAATGTAATTAGTACATAAAACAACATCATCCATTATACAACAATGCAAAAACAACATCACCCATTTAACAATATTATCCATTTGACAACATCAAGAACTCACTCAACATAACCttacaaaaaataaactacACTGTGATGACAACATCAATCATGTAACAATGCACCAATAACTTACTCGACATAATTAGTGTACATTTCAACTGCTATAGCATCCCTAATAATTTCTCCGGCAATTGTTTCTTCACTATTTTCCCCGGTGCCATCATGCTCATCTTGAACTTCATCACTAAGTTCATTATCAACTTGAGCAATTAATATGTCATCAGGATCTACACCCATTAAATAATTGTGCAAAATacaacatgcaaaaataatttttttttgtgtttccaAACCATAATGTGGCTCCGTCGAGCTCCCTATTATAGGAAAACGGTTCTTCACGACGCCAAATGCTAGCTCGATAGAATTTCTTAGAGATGCATGGCgaagattaaataattcacgTGGATTTCGTGGTGGGTTCCTTGAGTATTCCTTCAAGTGGTATTGCTCTCCTCTATATGGTGTAATAAGCCCACTTCTTAACATGAATCCAGCATCAACAAggtaata comes from the Dioscorea cayenensis subsp. rotundata cultivar TDr96_F1 unplaced genomic scaffold, TDr96_F1_v2_PseudoChromosome.rev07_lg8_w22 25.fasta BLBR01000990.1, whole genome shotgun sequence genome and includes:
- the LOC120255415 gene encoding splicing factor 3B subunit 6-like protein, whose protein sequence is MAMISLRKGNTRLPPEVNRVLYVRNLPFNISSEEMYDIFGKYGAIRHIRLGTNKDTRGTAFVVYEDIYDAKTAVDHLSGFNVANRYLIVLYYQQAKMSKKQDTKKKEEEIMKMQEKYGLSSKDK